Proteins found in one Crassostrea angulata isolate pt1a10 chromosome 3, ASM2561291v2, whole genome shotgun sequence genomic segment:
- the LOC128176928 gene encoding uncharacterized protein LOC128176928: MPRPQGHQGNDKSMAGGKGKDEQVIEETNTAAASKELIEEEKKGKVDKEENEDHKKAAATKDIVEEYKEGNEENEDSKKKAATKDIVEEYKRDNDKGGNEENIEATESEDRMEEYQEGKEKIEEALKTSDTEDVDSNFGSPSIDGDELTSGDESYITCDEGGVVSGDESTTATGNETPPSSGRCGTANEMGAGGARPKELKGILAIKLKTKKKNIKSAIPEIHPAVPPKKKNIIFDFSEEDSEEEHQTNEVPKKFHIDFDPVMTVRFCYDSRDEESENEEPEVNSPGREFIEDIECRLQEDITFTPQRGDQHRSSFRHQQTVGSIAETTEWYLSEDDLRYGVHRTYSDPVPQESCLTIFKTNMMDCFCCCCTPSTCCCCTPSTCCREHVEPEIREATQHEDVKENGGIESAAEPTIESISLNDNATEKKAKPKRVGRMKRIRRFFRRLFCCTGCRED, encoded by the exons ATGCCAAGACCACAAGGACATCAAGGAAATGACAAAAGCATGGCGGGTGGAAAGGGCAAG GATGAACAAGTCATTGAGGAGACTAATACAGCAGCAGCAAGCAAGGAGCTTATTGAAGAAGAGAAGAAAGGCAAAGTTGACAAGGAAGAGAATGAGGACCACAAGAAGGCAGCAGCAACCAAGGATATTGTGGAGGAATACAAGGAAGGCAATGAGGAGAATGAGGACAGCAAGAAGAAGGCAGCAACCAAGGATATAGTGGAGGAATACAAGAGAGACAATGACAAAGGCGGCAATGAAGAGAACATTGAGGCAACAGAAAGCGAGGATAGAATGGAGGAATATCAGGAAGGCAAAGAGAAAATTGAAGAGGCACTAAAAACCAGTGACACAGAGGATGTTGATTCAAACTTCGGCTCTCCATCAATTGATG GTGATGaactaacatccggtgatgagAGTTACATCACATGTGATGAAGGAGGAGTGGTCAGTGGTGATGAAAGCACAACAG CAACAGGCAATGAAACCCCACCAAGCAGTGGAAGATGTGGAACAGCTAATGAAATGGGGGCTGGCGGGGCAAGACCCAAGGAGTTAAAGGGTATTTTGGCAATAAAGCTCAAGACcaaaaaaaagaacataaaaagTGCCATCCCGGAAATCCATCCGGCTGTACCccctaaaaagaaaaacattatcTTCGATTTCAGTGAGGAG GACTCAGAGGAAGAACATCAAACTAACGAAGTCCCCAAAAAGTTCCATATTGACTTTGATCCTGTAATGACTGTACGATTCTGCTATGACTCAAGAGATGAAGAGAGTGAGAATGAGGAGCCAGAAGTTAACTCCCCTGGGAGGGAGTTCATAGAAGACATCGAGTGCAGGCTTCAGGAAGACATC ACGTTCACTCCTCAAAGAGGAGACCAGCATCGTTCTTCGTTCAGGCACCAACAAACAGTTGGTAGTATTGCG gAAACCACCGAGTGGTATTTGAGTGAAGATGATCTTAGATATGGTGTCCATAGGACTTATTCAGATCCAGTGCCACAGGAG AGCTGCTTGACCATATTTAAGACTAACATGATGGACTGCTTCTGTTGTTGCTGCACACCTTCTACCTGTTGTTGCTGCACACCTTCTACCTGTTGCAGAgag catgttGAGCCTGAAATAAGGGAGGCAACTCAGCATGAAGATGTGAAAGAAAACGGAGGAATTGAATCTGCAGCAGAGCCAACAATTGAGAGTATTTCATTAAATGACAATGCCACTGAGAAGAAGGCGAAACCAAAACGTGTTGGG AGGATGAAGCGAATCAGACGTTTTTTTAGACGCCTGTTTTGCTGCACTGG GTGTCGggaggattaa